A region from the Nocardioides exalbidus genome encodes:
- a CDS encoding anthranilate synthase component II: MQPDVIVVDHHDSYTWNLVHLVASVTGVLPTVVQHDEVDPDDVLRHSHVVLSPGPGHPADPADFAVGTAVLLAGTRPVLGVCLGMQGLVTSYGGTVARLRPAHGEVAAIRHDGLGVFDGLPQGFDAVRYHSLGAVSLPSSLVATAWSEDGVVMGARHVDLPLEGVQFHPESILSAHGAVLMGNFLS; the protein is encoded by the coding sequence GTGCAGCCGGACGTGATCGTGGTCGACCACCACGACTCCTACACGTGGAACCTGGTGCACCTCGTCGCGTCCGTGACCGGCGTGCTGCCGACCGTCGTCCAGCACGACGAGGTCGACCCCGACGACGTGCTGCGCCACTCCCACGTGGTGCTCTCGCCCGGGCCGGGCCACCCTGCCGACCCCGCCGACTTCGCCGTCGGCACCGCCGTGCTCCTCGCCGGCACCCGCCCCGTGCTCGGCGTGTGCCTGGGCATGCAGGGACTGGTGACGTCGTACGGCGGCACGGTGGCGCGGCTGCGTCCCGCGCACGGCGAGGTCGCCGCCATCCGACACGACGGGCTCGGGGTCTTCGACGGGCTGCCGCAGGGCTTCGACGCGGTGCGCTACCACTCGCTCGGGGCCGTGTCGCTGCCGTCGTCGCTGGTCGCGACGGCGTGGTCGGAGGACGGCGTCGTGATGGGCGCGCGGCACGTCGACCTGCCGCTCGAGGGCGTGCAGTTCCACCCCGAGTCGATCCTGTCGGCGCACGGCGCCGTCCTCATGGGGAACTTCCTCTCGTGA
- a CDS encoding sulfatase-like hydrolase/transferase: MQLDKRAWVGVCLLVLMTVAACGGANDADPPQGPRPPRTTSSASAVGDLEPAAASDKRPNIVVVMLDDFSMDLVQTMRSAQRMRKAGASYPFTFVTDSLCCVSRSSFFTGQYPHQTGVRTNTSHQGTSTLGGWPAYDTNGNPERAFNVRLQEAGYTTGFVGKFLNEYEWVPGRALPPAVPGWSTFNAVFGSAYDGWDFASTSVTGGRLQVTQHPAPPASVSDAAKDAAYAGTVIGDKAMRFLRQGEASDAPYFLEVGLYAPHNRTQPEGYYPGDPLFPPMFRDRTGDRSCGRVACRKLTVDDLPGFGDNPRDNRPRLANGTKGRAWNTAGSLRPAAAVRDLRDRARMSQSADRLVNRILRAVGPNTYVVLTSDNGFHLGQNGLGRGKGTPYDTDVRVPLLVTGPGVVPGARREVTSNIDLAPTFEELAGLGPAPFRSGLSLVPTLTQPKLVRQGYAFLEHTQQTLTGPDPDAAFTGSELDRIPSYTAVRSRTALLARFDLDPRPDQVQWGYEYYNYKRNEFELRNNVANPKRRAEVELLMARLAAFDTCQQTGNQAVPEACRSVRQ; the protein is encoded by the coding sequence GTGCAGCTCGACAAGCGTGCATGGGTGGGCGTGTGCCTGCTGGTGCTGATGACGGTGGCCGCGTGCGGCGGCGCGAACGACGCCGACCCGCCCCAGGGCCCACGCCCCCCGCGGACGACGAGCAGTGCGTCCGCGGTCGGTGACCTCGAGCCGGCGGCGGCCAGCGACAAGCGGCCCAACATCGTCGTCGTGATGCTCGACGACTTCTCGATGGACCTCGTCCAGACCATGCGCTCGGCCCAGCGGATGCGGAAGGCCGGGGCGTCGTACCCCTTCACCTTCGTCACCGACTCGCTGTGCTGCGTGTCGCGCTCGAGCTTCTTCACCGGGCAGTACCCCCACCAGACCGGGGTGCGCACCAACACCTCCCACCAGGGCACGTCGACCCTCGGCGGCTGGCCGGCCTACGACACGAACGGCAACCCCGAGCGGGCGTTCAACGTGCGGCTGCAGGAGGCCGGCTACACGACCGGCTTCGTCGGCAAGTTCCTGAACGAGTACGAGTGGGTGCCGGGCCGCGCGCTGCCGCCGGCGGTGCCGGGCTGGTCGACCTTCAACGCGGTCTTCGGCTCGGCCTACGACGGCTGGGACTTCGCCAGCACCTCGGTCACCGGTGGCCGGCTGCAGGTGACGCAGCACCCGGCTCCGCCCGCCAGCGTGAGCGACGCGGCCAAGGACGCGGCGTATGCCGGCACGGTGATCGGCGACAAGGCCATGCGGTTCCTGCGCCAGGGCGAGGCGTCGGACGCGCCCTACTTCCTCGAGGTCGGGCTCTACGCCCCGCACAACCGCACGCAGCCGGAGGGCTACTACCCGGGCGACCCGCTGTTCCCGCCGATGTTCCGTGACCGGACCGGCGACCGCAGCTGCGGGCGCGTCGCGTGCCGCAAGCTCACCGTCGACGACCTGCCCGGCTTCGGCGACAACCCGCGCGACAACCGGCCGCGGCTCGCGAACGGCACGAAGGGCCGGGCGTGGAACACCGCCGGCAGCCTGCGCCCTGCCGCCGCGGTGCGCGACCTGCGCGACCGGGCGCGGATGTCGCAGTCGGCCGACCGGCTGGTCAACCGGATCCTCAGGGCCGTCGGGCCCAACACCTACGTCGTGCTCACCTCCGACAACGGCTTCCACCTCGGCCAGAACGGGCTCGGCCGCGGCAAGGGGACGCCGTACGACACCGACGTGCGCGTCCCGCTCCTGGTGACGGGTCCGGGCGTGGTGCCCGGTGCGCGCCGGGAGGTCACCAGCAACATCGACCTCGCGCCGACCTTCGAGGAGCTCGCCGGACTCGGACCCGCGCCCTTCCGCAGCGGCCTCTCGCTGGTGCCGACGCTGACCCAGCCGAAGCTCGTGCGGCAGGGATACGCGTTCCTCGAGCACACCCAGCAGACGCTGACCGGGCCGGACCCCGACGCGGCGTTCACCGGCTCCGAGCTCGACCGGATCCCCTCCTACACCGCCGTCCGCAGCCGCACGGCGCTGCTCGCCCGCTTCGACCTCGACCCGCGCCCCGACCAGGTGCAGTGGGGCTACGAGTACTACAACTACAAGCGCAACGAGTTCGAGCTGCGCAACAACGTCGCCAACCCGAAGCGCCGCGCCGAGGTGGAGCTGCTGATGGCCAGGCTGGCCGCCTTCGACACCTGCCAGCAGACGGGCAACCAGGCGGTGCCGGAGGCCTGTCGGTCCGTCCGCCAGTAG